In Montipora capricornis isolate CH-2021 chromosome 4, ASM3666992v2, whole genome shotgun sequence, the DNA window TTATATTCTTCGAAGCTCCTACTGTGCCCTTACAGCATTACATTTTCCTGTGATTATTGTACTTGCATAACACAAGGCCGTACTTTTGATTGCTTCACTGTTAAGTTCAAGACAAGGATATCTGGTTTTGTTCATGTTGCGAATGTTCGTTTTTGCTCTGGAGGCCTCCGAATTTATATCAAAAACGACTTGTGACATCTcaaggaataaaattaataaaggtGTTTAATTTGAGGTCTCAAACTGCCGTTCAGCGACTTGTTCAATTGATCTCATTACCCAAGTGAATTTATAACAAATAATGAAGCGAGTGCACCAAAAATATTCTCTTTTGGGCATCTGAAATACACAAAGAGCCATTTGAGTAACAAGTGTAATGTTCGAATGTCATTCCATGACACTGTTTGAAAGAGAAGCAATTGGTAATCTAAGTCTATTTAAGCATCCCATGCTcaagtttaaaattatttcacaCAACTTAGTATCTTAGTATTCTTCATACGTAAATGAGAAAGCAGTTTTTATGAATTGTTGCGAAGAATGTTCATTGCTCTCCTCAATTAGAGGAAATGCATTGATTTCCTTGTTTAGGAAACTAAGTGAGGGGTGTGGGGTTTGTAGATTGCATTCCACGGCACATTGCCTGCACTGTATGCCGTTTTAAAGAGTAGCACTTAATAATGTACTCTTGTGATCTGAAGCACTTTAAACAACAGCAATAACAACGCTTTATTTActctaaacactaagtgacaaAAGTACCGTAGCTTAAAAAGTACATATGCTTAAAGTTGAGGCAGGAGGAATTCCCCTGCTTTTtacgtgcaaaacaaaacaagattaAGGATTGAAAGAGATGTGTAAATAAGGTGCAAACACAAGGATACAGACCGAACCATATGAGCAGTGGATATTCAAAGGAGTTCAATGTTCAAAATGTTAGTTATCTCATGGAGTTTTCGAGTTGTTCAGAGAAGAGGTATTGCTTAATTTGTTTCGAAAATTGGGACACATTAAGAGTTTTCAAATAAGAAGGAGTATTAGAAATGTTTAGCATAAGGCCACGATGTATGTAAACGATCTGTTATTAGTGGACTTTGTGGAAATACCCAGGGGATCTGTTTGTATTTCAAGGGAAGTTATTCGAGCATATACCGTGTAACGCGGGAATGAATAATGGTAGTTTTATAAGGCTTGAATTTTCCGCTGGCCGAGATTCAGACGTCGATAATCATCAAATGAAAATTGCCCAATTATATATCTGAGAAAAGTTTATGTTCCCTTGCTTTTTAGAGATGATGTTATAGAACTATTTCAAAACAGGCTTCTCTCGGTGATGCGAAGCCAACAGTGTAATCAAAATCCTAGCCCACATACAGGCGTTAGTGTGTTTTCCGAGCGAGTTTTTGAGCTGCGCTATGCTCTTCCTTTCCCCTCCTACCCAGGACAATTGTTTGGCGGCGTGCCACAGGAACTCTGAAATCttagaaacaaaaaatcaaaaagcCCACTAGTGAGCCTGTGTGAAGGCTACATAATTGAAAAACTTTAACGTTCCCAGAAGAGCTTTCCCCCATAACTAAGTTCGACAAGGAAGAATAAGTTGACAAGGAAGAATTCGTTGACacttttattgttattgtcattcATTCTTTTGTTAATATAAGTTACTCACTCTCCGAGGTCTCGCTCTCATATTAATCTAAAAACCGTCCAATCCTATCCATCATTTCCATTGCTCTATCACACATCTTGGTGTGCCTTCCTGCGCTTTCTTTGCAGCCTTCTCAGGTTTGGCCTTGACCTCGACGAGGACCTCTTCATCTCCGCTGTCTGTAGTGCTATCGTCGTTTGCATAACTAAACTTTGCACTAGCTCTACGCTTCTCAGGAGTGATCTTTTTGGAGAAACGTTCCCTTCTATCTTTAATCACGGTTGCCATGGCAGTGGTAGGGGATGCTGGTTCTGCAGGGGCCACAGAGGTGGAAGAGCGGGTGGCGGTACCAGACAAGGTGGCAGTGCTGGACAAAGTGGCGGTGCTGGACGAGTTGGCAGTGCTGGGCGGAGTGGCCAGGGGCAAAGGAGGATTGACGGGTGTACCGGTGGCAACTTTCTTAACATTTTTCGTTACAATCCTCCGAAGTCGTTTCTTGGCTGCCTTTTCCGACGCTCCTTGTTagtacttgttcattttgaaCTTTTTCATATAGTCGCCAGGTATCCTCATCACGTTGTCTTTCATGTACTCGACCATTTTTTCCCAATCTCCATTTACTTCTTCGTAGGCGACATGGTAGCGGCGCTTCTTATCTGTAACGAGGGTAAACGTGAAATGGGAATAGGATCATGTAAGAAGTTTAACATTTAAAAATAGCAGTCGTATACACTTGCCTTTCTTGGTTACTTGAGAAAAAGCCGAAGAAACCTCCTCCTCGCTAGCGAATGTTCCCACAAACGCTCCCATGATGGTCACTTCAACTGAGCTTTTGGTAAAGCAGGATGAAATCATTCCCGTTTTATAGCTTAGCAATTAGCAATGCTAGAATACCCAGTGGATTGCACTCTGTTTACCTTTTTGTCTCATGTGCTACGGATGATTGCAGGAATTCTATAACGTATGATTACAACTCTTCAACTTGATCCCACAGGTCGAGAGAGATAAAGGGGGATGCTTCTAATTAGCAGTTCTCATAACTAATTATAGTGTTCTGAATTCATAGAAAGTTTGAAATCGCTAAAGATTTGATTGAAAAATGGTGTTTGATGTTTACCAAAAAGGATTAATTTGTTCTAAGAGTAGGTACTGGGTGCGTTAGGTTCATTTGAACAGTCATGCATAATGCACAGCTCTCGTTGCTGCTTGTTTGCTCTTAAATCTTTATGCACCGTAGTCCCACCGCAAGTTGTTCAACAAAATTGATTCAGAAACGCTTTTCGTATGTTGCTCACGTAGATGATGCTACTTGCAGACGTAATTCCTCAGCCTAACCTGAACATCATCCTGCCTATAATGCAGCGTTTGGATCCTCTTTTCCTTCGCTTTGATTTTAGGGGAAGAGATGTTTTCACTTCTGTAGAAAATCAAAGGCATTTATTTTGGCTGAACACAGGCGAACTTCCAGAGACACTTGAAGACATTGTTTTTAGATTAACCTCAGTGTTGAACAGATTGAACTGGAGAGGTGGCATGCCACGCAGAAGACGAGGGGGAAAACTGAACAGTACAAACAAAGTGCTGTTGACTTTTCTATGGCTTAGAAAATATCCATGTATTGATACTTTGGCTTTGTTCTTCGATGTCAGCTGATCAACAGTATCTCATATTATTCACAGCATTGTCCCAGGTTTATGGTGCGTTTTCTCAAATGAGGTTACGTGGCCGTCAATCGCTGAGTGGAATGGAATGCAGGGTGAATGGCGTTTTTTTCCTGATGCCGTGGGCTGTATCGATGGAACGCCTCATGAAATTTATCGCCCCCAGGTTGAGCCCCAAGCTCAATTTTATAGCAGTCATCGCCATTATCATGTGATGAATACCCAATTGATAGTTGATAACCAAGgaaatattgtttttctgcAAGCAGGTTTTTTTGGCTCAATGAATGATGCAGGGAATTTTATTCTAATGGGAGAATTGGACCTGGAACTGCTAACGATATGGCAAGAGGGACAGTTCTCCTTGCGGACAACAGATATGGGGATTTTGTCCCTCTTTTAACACCATTCTGGGCTGCACAAATCAGATGAATGCCAATGCATCAGTAGCGACGGAAACTCTCACAGTGCCGTGTAATTGTGGAGCACACAATTAAGTATGTGAAAACGTATCAAGCCGTTGGAAGTTTGTGGCACCACCCAAGGTGGTTCCAGCCTGTTATTGTTCAACTATGTACTTTTCTTGCACAGACAGATAGTGCTCTTTGATACTATTTAGGTAAATAAAAACATATGGCTGTGAAGAAAGCGCAGAAACGCCGAAATAAATGTGATAAGGCAATACATATGAGATGGTAAAAATCGGAATGTCTCTAGAAAAAATGAGGGAGAGTGAGGTGAGCTTTATATTGTTGAAGACAAAATGTCGAGCAAATATCAAAAGTTGGATGTCGAAAGCAATGGAAGTAAAATCAACCAATTCTTCATACACCGTAGTTATGGGGAAAAAcctcttcgttttttttttccaaagttcCAGCAGGTTTTCGATAGCTTGGCTttccagtgttttttttaagtttctgaACGCGCGGCTCCAAAAATTTCTTGCAACACACAACATATCGCAAACACGATATATGCCCGAATAACTTCCTTTGAAATACAAACAGATCCCCTGGGTATTTCCACTAAGTCCACTAATAACAGATCATTTACATACATCGTGGCCTTATGCTAAACATCTCTATTATGCCAAAAGATGGAAGCCCTATAGAATATAGTTTGTTTCCCAGTGTTTGTTCTGACTTGTGACTTGTAGAGATTATGACTCACGGCGTATCTACGAGCATACTGGAAGAAATCctggaaaacgtttgaaagaAGGTTATTATGCCAGAAGTGAGTAAATCTTAAGAGTGGATGTCtgtaaaaatcaaacaaaataagaaatccGTGGAAAACGatgaaaaatcgatttcgctCATACTTTCAAGACAGAAAGAGTAATGTCTCCTGAGAACTATGATAAACTTGCTTTGAGAAAATTTCGTTTCATTTtcgagaaaaatgcaaattaccgaGCAGCGCCGAAAATTCCGTTCGGACGAGTGAATTTTGTCCTCGCTTTAGAGGTGTGTTTTGGAAACCTGAAGCGCCACTGATCAACAATAATTTCAAATTCGTTTTCAACAATCTATTGACTGTAGTTCAGCCAAATTTCCGAGCAATCAAGCTATTCTACATCTTccaaataattatattatcGGTGCATGTATTTTGTGTCCGGAAAAGTTGGTCTCACAAAAGATTCCCTAGCGAATGTGCTAGGTCTCTGAATCCTTCGAAACTGCGGCTACCAGATGTTAAAAGGAAGGTTTTTCAACTAATGTAAACAAATCTTTGGGCAATTGTGTGTGCGTGACGCTTCAAGTTTCGAAAGTGTGTTGAAATTGAATCGTTTGTGACCATTGGCATCAAAACACAGCAGCATCGAATCCGTGTTTGTTTTGACTTGAAAATTCATAAAACCGCTTTAAACGGTGTTAAATAATGACATTTTCCATTAATGCTtacctgttttgtttttaaagtgcctatgaagtaaaaaataattttgccctGTTTGCTTGCTTATGTCTTACTGAACACAGCTAAACGGTTTTAACCGATTAAAAGCACTTTCTTGTCGTATTTTTTGAACCTCAAAGTTTGGATTTCGCAATCTAAAATGGGTCCATTTAGTGCGCGGTCAAAACGCTCATCTTACACAGGAAGTGACGTATTTGGTGGTTCTGAAGACGATAGTGTCATGGCGGACAAGAGAGCAAAGAAGGGAGCAAAGAATTATTGTGCGGCCGGTGGCCCCAATAAAGTCAATTGCTCCAACAAAACCGGAACACCTGGAATTTCCATGCATTACTTTCCCAAGGAGGAAAGTTTGCGGCAGAAATGGACGCGATTTGTGCGGATAAATCGGAAAGATTTCGTGCCGAAGAAGTCGTCATGCCTGTGTTCCGCTCACTTTGACGATAGTTGTTTCGAACACAAGCCGGTGACTTTAAAGGATGCAACTGGAGAAGCTATTGAATTGAAAAAACGGCTGATAAAAGGTTCTGTACCAACCAGGACTGATGTTGTGCCCTATACATCTCCTTTGACTGACCGAAAGCGGCGAAGAGTAAGTGAAGTTGCTCATTTCATCGCACGTggcattgttttgcttttagcTCATGTAACGCATTCAAGAAAATTCACGaataagtttatttcttttcgaaaatcatTCCAGATATATTTTCTCACGGCTTAAGATAAGGCTGTTGTACGTTATTTTGGTGTATTTCAAGTCTGAAGAAAGAAATATATCTGTTCTATAAATCATTTACTACCCTAGTTTCTACTAATAACACGCGTTTTTAGCgtgtacatgtttttttttttattaaagcaTTTGTTTTATTGGTCGAAGGAAACTTTTGCCGTTTTGAATTTGGAAAATTGGTGATATTTTCTTTTCTAGCACTTGAGCCTTTTTTGCCCCTGGTGACATATAGAGAACTGATGCATAATTCATGCAATTGACTTCTAGATCTACAGAGAGGTCATGCATGATCCTCCCAGCAAGAAACTGAAGCTCAGTGCCACATCAAACTGCAGCACCACTGACACCTTGTCAGAGAGCACATATGCAACAAATCTTAGCCCAAACACATCTTTGGATACGATGTTAACAGCATCACCGTCCCCAGCTACCTGTACCTCCTCTGCTACTCCTGGTCCTGTATCTCAGGTCAATGATGAGGCTACTCCTTGCCCTACTCCCAATGACCCAGTCAGCCATACACCACCGCAGCCTGCTAAATGTGAAAGGTGTGAGAAGTATTCAAAGAAAACGAGGTCATTGTCAAAGAAGCATAACCGCCTTAAAAAGAAGTATGGCAAGCTAGAAAACAAGTTGAAGGAGTTGCAGACTGTacaggtttgtttttttttctagttaGTTTGTCAGTGTGATGAAAATGATTTCATGAACAGATGTGTTATCAAAAGGATCCAGttaaatatttttcctttttccccaAAAAATTAGGAATCAGAGACAGAGGAAGAGATGGTGGGTGTGGAGTTTGCTGTTGAGATGGAGGAGGAGGAGCTTGGGGAGGAGCTCGGGGAGGAGCTCAGGGAGGAGCTCAAGGAGGATCTCGGGGAGGATGTACAAGATGAAGTGGAGGACACTGACTGGGGCCCACATGAAGATAGTGCACCATCAACAGACGACTACTCTTCACAAAGTGAAGAAGAGCGTGATGGTATTGATTCCAGCAATACCGTGAggtaaataatattatttagttGTTGTGCATTACGCTTGCTGACCTTAAAGGATGCTGGCAGGGAAAAATGAGCATATATACATATGTACATGTAGGCAAAAGCCACACCTCTGATAGTAAATCGAATTGAAGTGTGTTACATCCACAAAATAAAGTCCAGAAGGTTATCCCACAGGCTAATTATGATCCCTGCCAACAAAGGAGCTTGGTGATTGGCCCAGATTACCTACTAGCAGGAGTATATAATCTTAATTTTCATAATAGCTGATATCTCTATTTTGGATTGCAGGGTTGAACCAGGAACACCGTGTGACAAGGAGCCCAAATTCATTGTCTTCTTTACCAAGCTCCTTTGCCTTTTCTCTCTGTTTTGTTTCAAGTGTAAGAGGGACCAACCCAAGGTCACAATGAAACAAAGAGGAACTATGGTAATTGTGAACCAACACTGTTCGATCTGTGGGGACAATTCATATTCATGGAAGTCACAACCGATGCTATTTAATGGGAGGTACCCTGCGGGGAATGTGTTGCTAAGCTTCAGTATTCTCATGGCTGGAGCGTCTATTACTAAGATTCTCTTGGTATTCAAGCACATGGGCCTTTCAGCGTACAATGCTAGAACATTCTTTTTTCATCAAAAGAATTTCATGTTCCCTGCTGTCCTCAACTACTGGGAGCGTTATCAAGCAGCCCTCATTGGGAAAATCAAGAACATGAAAGATGCTGTGTGGAGTGGTGATGGGCGGTTTGACTCCATGGGCCACAGTGCCAAATTTGGTGTTTACACCATGTTCTGTAACACCATTCTCAAGGTGGTACACTTTGAACTTCTTCAGGTAAGTAGTGTTGTAAGGAATGCAAAATTATGTTTTTGAAATGGGGTGGATGGGAAAATTTTTCCGAGCCAGAATTTTTTCACCATCAGATTGCACAGGAATTGTTTTCCAATTTGTTTCATGTTCCTCTTGTGTTACTACATGTAGCTTTGGACAATTATTGTTATGGGCACTTAGGTGCACTTTTTTTCCTAGCAGTTCTTATTGTCCACCCCACCCCCCGATCAAGAATATCATGCTCCATTCTAAGGTGGGGAGGGTAGTTCAGCTGTAGGGCCTCTTGATAACTATAGTTTTCCCAGAAAATATGCCCAGTCTTTAGAGCAAGAAATTAAAGTAACTATGATTGATC includes these proteins:
- the LOC138044605 gene encoding uncharacterized protein; protein product: MGPFSARSKRSSYTGSDVFGGSEDDSVMADKRAKKGAKNYCAAGGPNKVNCSNKTGTPGISMHYFPKEESLRQKWTRFVRINRKDFVPKKSSCLCSAHFDDSCFEHKPVTLKDATGEAIELKKRLIKGSVPTRTDVVPYTSPLTDRKRRRIYREVMHDPPSKKLKLSATSNCSTTDTLSESTYATNLSPNTSLDTMLTASPSPATCTSSATPGPVSQVNDEATPCPTPNDPVSHTPPQPAKCERCEKYSKKTRSLSKKHNRLKKKYGKLENKLKELQTESETEEEMVGVEFAVEMEEEELGEELGEELREELKEDLGEDVQDEVEDTDWGPHEDSAPSTDDYSSQSEEERDGIDSSNTVRVEPGTPCDKEPKFIVFFTKLLCLFSLFCFKCKRDQPKVTMKQRGTMVIVNQHCSICGDNSYSWKSQPMLFNGRYPAGNVLLSFSILMAGASITKILLVFKHMGLSAYNARTFFFHQKNFMFPAVLNYWERYQAALIGKIKNMKDAVWSGDGRFDSMGHSAKFGVYTMFCNTILKVVHFELLQANETGGSSPMELEGAKRAFSYLQSVGLAVLVFISDRHRGIAKWIRERQPGCAHYFDIWHIARSIGKKMLQLGKEKGCEKIADWVKGVRNHLYWCATSTKEGFQEMIIAKWKSFMEHVANKHENHTSPLFKKCAHDEIENRRWIKIGTTAYNKLHKLLTGTRLVNDIKQLSPDAQTSCLEGFHSTLNHFHPKMVCFSWLGTFCRRILASLHFNENLLRETEDGKDYYKVTYPKFKLGEEVVREIAVPPTYDYVAEIWKDLLAMSKEKRKTVAEKYNAKVPQPLNSQFPDRVKKSEAVVRYEERKEKEVTKLYPPAEEQDALQASSNTAQPTRKRKRQERKCCKCGKPVKDHDDQACNSNQ